The Limanda limanda chromosome 14, fLimLim1.1, whole genome shotgun sequence genomic interval TCGGTATTATTATTCACTGACTGCTCTGAAGGATCCTGGTTTTCTTCAGCTTCAGTTCTCTGAGACTCAGCTGACTGTAAAAAGTCCTCTTCAAGACTGCTAGGCAGACTCTCTGGTAGATTTCTGACCTGTTTGATTGTGTAAGTTTTGCCACCTACGTCATCCACCAGATTGGACATGTTCACGATGAAGTCATCAGTAGAGAGCACGCACTTCTTTTTGAAAACAATATCATGAAATCGATCATCTCTTCCCAGAGCTTGCTTTACCTTTTCCCCTTTGTACGCGAAAATGGTCATTTCGTCAACACCGATGTCGTTTTTTAGGTCTGGGTTCTTCAAGATGCGTTTTACACCCTCCCCCCCCATTACCCGTAcatgaaacaacacaacctcATCATTTCTTCTGTCATGAGCAGAGCCACTAGCTTTTCTCCCTGGTGTGTTTACAGCTTTGATAAACTTGACAGTTAAACACTCATCTTTAATTAAGCTGCATGGAAAGTTGGAACAAATAGCTTTCCCATTCCTGAGAAGAACAAGCTCTCTGCCTTTGTTCTTTTTTGCTATTCCCCTAAAATGTGGGTTCCTTTTCAGTGAGTCCTCCACAGTTCCGGCTCTGTTGCAGGAAACTAATATGGTGGTCAGGCCCACTGATTTCCAATTGAAAGAATGGGTTGGATGTGGCTTCTCTTCCTATAGGAATGAAAAATAATCCATATTTAAGGAAAAACCCTGGAGAATATTTTCATCAGATTTAAGCAAGACCACTGTGTCTAAATTCAggagctgcatccttcagaggctgcatttgaggACCAGTTTCATCTTCATTTTCAAGGTctccttcaaatgcagccgACAGATGTTTCCTTCCATCCCTTAAGAATGAAGGCTCCACTGGGTGGATCCTTCCTATCCCAGGACtcattgtgtgtcagtgaggatactgttttttcaaagaggtaatggataAACCCCCCTGACTTGAGACACAGCTATTGACTGATCACCTCAAAACATGGCCGAAGTGAGATGGAAGTGAGCACCAACACAGACTGAACAAACGTTAAATGTTTCAGGAGAAGaaaacatttgtgtattttacaaGACAAACCTTTTTAACAAGAGTTGGTTGACCAGATGgactcttttcctctttcaggTCTTCTGATTTATTCTTGAGATAAGAGAgataattattattcatgatATTATATGATGAAACCCCCATTAAGACTTTTGACTATGTAAATCAGTTATCAAAATATTCTCAGGATATATACTTTTGAAACAACTTGAATTTGTTGTACTTTTCATTACACAGACACAATCAATACCTCAAAACTTTTGTCCAGTGGTTCCGACTTAGCTTCCATTTTCATGACGTGGTTTCCAGCTGAATTAGGAGGATAACTGTAGGATAtttgaaggataactgaaggtcaatgaattgatggattattgttaGTAATGGTCAAGTATCAGaggaaaaatattatatatcaagcagtcctgctgcaatcatagtctatggtcagccgccagcaagatcatgatccaccatcaagatcggaggCCAccataatccacagtcattgtccactgtcGCCAATAAGGATCCATCATCTGCTACcccctcggtcgtggtccaccaccattaacAGATgccagcacgatacagaatccgcaATACTGGATCCATCATTACAATCTCTGATACACGATCCACAGATCGTAATCCATCATGTAGATAGTAATGAAGTAAATAACTGTGATTCACATCTTGTTGGCCAAACTCATGTTCAAAATTAGTTTTACAGTAGGGCCACCAAACACCAAACAGCCACACATGCAGGCGATGAGTTCCAGTAAAGAACCAGTGAACGGACGACGCtgcaattaaacacaacacttaagattatttttaatgatgcaggagtcattcatttaaaacatgttaaaaaataagttaaacaGCCTGGTTTGCTTTAGTAGATGAACAAAATGTTGTTGGGAGTGGCCAATCACCATTTTGGAAGCACGctgacatgcacagacacaaaaacgCATACTCAGATACACATCTTTATATATTAAGTACaccgttagtaatttgtgttttatactttattatcttcataataaatgtttttctttcacaaatgttttttcattaatgttgcataagtgaattttgcaaACCTCTACACTTACAAGAActctatatccttcaacttagctAACTATCTATAAGGTAATTTTCTTTatagtttttaattttatttttcatcagagttccaaatttaCTTTAGTTAGTACTTTTgtgagacttaatcaataaattagcTTTATCCATAACCAGTAAccgataaccaaatttattgaatgccgaaAGGCACACCATATATGGGATCACGTTTAATccactattgcacaacactgtgAACTCCCAGAAACTTTGGCTTGTCCTCTGAAGTCAGCACAAAAACGAAACTTATTTTTACACCCGGGGATTGGTTGTAATCGCTCTGTTCTTGTTATCAATTCATTAGAATAAAGATCAATTTTAATCAGAGAatagtttttttcaaacacagcCCTCTGTCCAGCAACCAATTCAGAAATCAGGCAATACTGTTGAGGAGAATTAAATAAACGTGATTTGCAGATTCAAATGGGACAGAATAAAGATGACCAGTTGGCTGGACATTGCCCACCCTGGCCCACTTCTAGATCCGGGTCAGATTGTtatgattattcttattataccAAGACCTCCTTGAATTTCCTATTGTGACGTATTCTGGAAAAACTCTCAACCCTAAATCAACTGTGTAAAAATGTTCCCACTCCAAATGtattaatccccccccccccccccccaatctaAGCAGGCTGAACTGTACTTTGactgtatttttaaatctgtATAATTCATTGAAAACAGCTACTTACAGTCTCTCCTGGTTCTTTGTGCTGAATCACCGAGGTGTGTACGTGTCAAACGATTTCCGCGAATGAGACCTTCAACAGATCCGCCTCTCATTATTTGCCTTGTTACCAGATCATAATAACTAAAGAACAAAGCTCTCAAAATATCTCCACCTGCTGTTCAATCTCTGTCACTGCAGAAAAGCACAAACTAGGAACAGGCTCGTGGTGGATGAGACAGTGTTGGATACAGATTTTTAATTGTTGAATTTATTCCTATTacacaaaacaggaaatgaagaaacaATACACTTCGAAGTTTTATTCAGCAAGGactaaacaaaatacacagaaaaattacaaataataaCACATAGTGCAGGAAAGGCAGAAAACTCTAAGTAAAGTTAACTATTGGAACGCAGTCCGGGTCATTTCACTCAACTTTTTGAGTTTTAAAAGCCTCAaacaaaatattgttaaaatatcacaaaattAGAAACTACAGAAATAACCATgcagaaaaataataactatGATAGTCAACAaagaaataattacatttatatcCCAGTTAAAAACACGAAACACATTAATATCTATACAAACGATGTGTGCAGTGATGTGGACGAGTGTAGTTTCAACAACAGACATCACTTGAGACAGAAAAGGTCAGATTATGTTGTTTAACTCAGattttgatctttgacctttcattcatacatttatatagCTGATTAAAGAAAATACCTTCATATTAAATGACGACTAAAACTcatacaagaaagaaaataattgaagCCCCACCTGTCCATCATTGTCATTGTCTTACAGACTAATTAAGTAAAAGAATCCCCCAGTTTGGACCAGGTACGATCCTTCCAATTATCCGGTCAATGGACATTTCCAAAACAGAAACCAACGCATTTGATATAGAACGACAAAATACAGCAAACGCACTGAAAAtgctttacatttaaaaacaaatagttAAATCGAAAATCTGAAacacaaaaggttaaaaaacatGACGATGGATATTTGCAACTCATAGTATGATCGttgatttgtaaaaaaaaaacatgtttgtttcacataaacaaaaacaagtatttgCAATCAGGTTAAAAATCACAGCTCCCTTTATCCAAAAAGGGATTATTGTTACTTTATAATCATAAATCAGCATCAGTTGGATCCCTCTACAACTCCCTGCCTTTCCTTACGAGAGTCCTGATCTATGAAAACAGATTCGCTCTCTGTTCACTGACTGTCTTTTGTCAGCAGTTCGCTCTGTACTTGTCTGTGTACATTTAACAAGTGTCCATTCGGAGAGGTTCCTCTTCTTGACAGAAGAATTCAAACAACCCCTTTAAATTCTCGTCAGCCACTGGTCTGCGTACAACAGCTTTGAATGCTTTGAGGTTTCTGCTCTCAACCAGTTTCTTCACATTGCTCATCGTCTTTCTGATGTTTGTTCGATCAGAAGCGAGGAATGCCTTCAACACGTCCAACCTTTCTCTTTCCACCAACTGGATAATGATGCGTTCAATGATGTCAGACAAAGAATAGCCAAACTCGATCACGCTCTTTATTGTATCTGTTTTTACGTCTCTGTACGGATACCCTCCTGAATGCATTGCCAAAACGTTGCAGTCCTGATCAAAGACAGGAGAGCCAGACGACCCTTCATAAAAACAAGTTTTGTAAGTTCGAAAATGTTTGCAACGCATAACAGATAATGCCACACCTTCAAAGTAACGTCCAGTAATCAATTTAGTGTTTTCTTGATATATGATGCAGCTCTTCTCCACATCCTGGATCAATTCAGTGTTGCCTTGATTTTTGATGCGGCTCTTCTCCACAACCTGTTTTCGGTTTTCAGGTGCAATACTCAAGCATGGATCTATTCTTTTCACTCCACCACCAGGGTGCCCGATGATGCAAACACCATGGCTTTGGTTAACGTatccacatttatttaacagagCAGTGGGCAAGCTCACACCAGCCTTGAGCTTTAACAAAGCCCAGTCATACATCTCCTTGATGTATTCAAAGCCAGCGACCTCCTCTACTTCTACTTCTGCAACCGAATCctgttctctctccatctgctttAGACTCTCATAAGAGAAATGGACAGTGACCTCGGCATTAAGCTCCTTTTCACTCTCATTATAAACCACTTCGACCACATGGGCATTTGTGTTGGCAAACCTGTCAAATAGGAGAAAGCCACTTCCTACTGCCCTATCGTTTATTCTAACCTGACAAATCGAATCACTGAAACCCATCAGTTCCTTCATCGTTTTCACTTCTGTGCACGTCTGAGCATTTTTTCCATACTCTGCACTCATGATTGTCGTAATAGGAATGGTCTTATCCCCATCCAGAAAGGGAACGGTTTTCTTCCTATTCATGAAATTCTCAAACTGTGAAGAGAGGTGACTCCTCATTTCTTCTGAGGAAGGCAATGAGGTTTGTTTTGCTGCCGTGTGACCACTTGTGTTGGTATTATCTTTCACTGACTTCTTTAAAGGATCCTGGTTTTCTTTAGTGTCAGTTCTCTGAGACTTAGCTGACTGTGAATCATCTTCATAACTGCTAGGCTGACTTTTTGGTCGCTTTCCGACCTGTTTGATTGTGTACGTTTTGCCACCTAGGTCATCCACCACATTGGACATGTCCACAACGAAGTTAGGACTAGAGAGCACGCATGTCTTTGTGAAGACAATATCCTGAAATCGAGCATCTCTTCTCAGAGCTTGCTCTATCTTTTCTTCTTTGTACGCGAAAATGGTCATTTCGTCAACATCGTTTTTTAGGTCTGGGTTCTTCAAGATGCGTTttacacccacccccccccgtcATCCGTAcatgaaacaacacaacttcTTCAGATGAGCCCTTTCTTCTGTCATGAGCAGAGCCACCAGCTgtttcctctgttgtgtttacagctttgATAAACTTGACAGTTAAACACTCATCTTTAATTAAGCTGCATGGAAAGTGTGAACAAATAGCTTTCCCATCCCTGAGAAGAACAAGCTCTTTGCCTTTGTTCTTTTTTGCTATTCCTTCAAACTGTGGGTTCCTTTTCAGTGAGTCCTCAACAGTTCCGGCTCTGGTGCAGGAAACTAATGTGGTGGTCAGGCCCATTGATTTCCAATTGAAAGAATGGGTTGGATGTGGCTTCTCTTCCTATAGGAATGAAAAATAATCCATATTTAAGGAAAAACCCTGGAGAATATTTTCATCAGATTTAAGCAAGACcactgtgtctcaattcaggagctgcatccttcagaggctgcatttgaggACCAGTTTCATCTTCATTTTCAAGGTctccttcaaatgcagccgACAGATGTTTCCTTCCATCCCTGAGGAATGATGGCTCCACCGGTGGATCCTTCCTTCCCAGGACTCATTGTGCATCAGTGACGATACAGTTTTTTCAAATAGGTAGTGGATACACCCCCCTGACTTGAGACACAGCTATTGACTGATCATCTCAAAACATGGCTGAAGTGAGATGGAAGTGAGCACCAACACAGACtaaatcaaactttaaatgttacagaagaagaaaacatttgtttattttacaagACAAACCTTTTTAAGAGGGGGTTTACCAGATGgactcttttcctctttcaggTCTTCTGATTTATTCTTGAAATAAGAGAGagaattattattaatgatatttaattatatatattaagacTTTTGACTATGTAAATAAGTAATCAAAATATTCTTGAACAGGATATATATACTTTTGAAACAACTTGAATTTGTTCATTACACAGGAAACAATCCGTACCTCAAAACTTTTGTCCATTGGTTCAGACTCAGGTTCCATTTTTAGCACGTGGTTTCCAGCTGAATTCAGATCTTAtctacaggaagtgaaaacaagaataatttatttcaaataactTAGAATATTTCAAATCATCTTCTCACTCTGCCACAAAGCAAAACTGGAatcaaatctaaataaatacttaccATCGTAAATTAGTAAAaggaaattataaaaaatgattaaataaaaattaacacAGATCTACACGGGAGTTGTAGATAGTAATGAATAGATAACTGGGATTCACATTTTGTTTGCAAAACTCATGTTAAATTAGTTTACGCTTGCGCCACCAAACACCAAACAGCCACACATGCAGGCGATGACTTCCAGTAAGGAAGCAGTGAACGGACGACACTTTTTCCACCTGTTGATCGCTCTGTTCTTGTTATCAATCGATATTAGATAATTTGAATAAAGATCAATTTTAATCAGAGAATAGTTTTTTCAAACAGAGCAACCAATTCAGAAATCAGGAAATGATGTTGAGGAGAATTAAATAAACGTGATTTGCAGATTCAAATGGGACAGAATAAAGATGACCAGTTGGCTGGACATTGCCCACCCTGGCCCACTTCTAGATCCGGGTCAGATTGTTATGATTATTCTCATTATACCAAGACTTGGTTGAATTTCCTATTGTGACGTATTCTGGAAAAAGTCTCAACTCTAAGTCCACTGTGTGGAAATGTACCCACTCCAAATGTATTaatccacctccccccccccccccccccgatctaaGCAGGCTGAACTGTACTTtaactgtatttttaaatctgaaTAATTCATCAAAAAACCGCTACTTACAGTCTCTCCTGGTTCTTTGTGCTGAATCACCGAGGTGTGTCCGTGTCAAACGACTTCCGCGAATGAGACTTTCAATAGATCCCTCCTCTTATCATAAACCTTGTCATCAGATCATAGTAACTACAGAACAGAGTTATCAAAATATCTCCACCTGCTGTTCAATCTGTGTCACTGCAGAAAAGTACAAACTAGGAACAGGCTCGTGGTGGATGAGACAGTGTTAGATACCGATTTTAAATTGTTGAATCTTTTCCTATTacacaaaacaggaaatgaagaaacaGTCAACTTAGAAGTTTTATTCAGCAAGGactaaacaaaatacacagaaaaatgacaaataataacaCATAGTGCAGGAAAGGCAGAAAACTTTAAGTAAAGTTAACTATTGGAACGCAGCCCGGGTCATTTCACTcaactttttgagtttttaaagcCTCAAACGAAATGTTGTTCAAAATATCACAAAAttagaaaatacagaaataactaTGCAGAAAATTAACAACTATGATAGTAAGCAgagaaataattacatttatatcccagttaaaaacacaaagcacactAATATCTATACAAAAGATGTGTGCAGTGATGTGGACGAGTGTAGTTTCAACAACAGACATCAGTTGAGACAGAAAAGGTCAGATTATGTTGTTTAACTCAGattttgatctttgacctttcattcatacatttataaagCTATTTAAAGAAAATACCTTAATTTTAAATGATGACTAAAATTcatacaagaaagaaaataattgaagCCCCACCCGTCCATCATTGTCATTTTCTTACAGAGTAAATAAGTAAAAGAATCCCCCATTTGGACCAGGTAGGATCCTTCCAATTATCCAGTCAATGGACATTTCCAAAACAGAAACCGACACATTTGATATAGAACGACAAAATTCAGCAAACGcacaaaaggttaaaaaacatGACGATGGATATGATAgttgagttaaaaaaaacatgtttgtttcacatgaacaaaaacaagtatttgCAATCAGGCTAAAAATCACCGCTCCCTTTATCCAAAAAGTGATTATTGTTACTTTATAATTATAAACCAGCATCAGTTTGATCCCTCTACAACTCCCTGCCTTTCCTTACGAGAGTCCTGATCTATGAAAACAGATTCGCTCTCTGTTCACTGACTGTCTTTTGTCAGCAGTTCGCTCTGTACTTGTCTGTGTACATTTATTAAGTTTCCATTGGGACAGGTTCCTCTTTTTTACAGAATTCAAAGAACTCCTTAAAAGTCTCGTCAGCCACTTTTCTTTCCACCAACTGGATATTGATGCGTTCAATGATGTCAGACAAAGAATAGCCGAACTCGATTGCACTCTTTATTGtatctgtttttgtgtctctgaaCTTATACCCTCCTGAATGCATTGCCAAAACGTTGCAGTCCTTATCAAAGACAGGAGAACCAGACGCCCCTTCATAAAAACAAGTTTTGTAAGTTACAACATTTTTGCGACGCTGAACTTGTTTTGCCACATTTTTAAAGTAACGGTCAGTAATCAATATACTAgtgttgtctttattttttacgCTATTCTTCGCCTCATCCTGGATCAATTCAGTGTTTCCTTTATGTTTGATGCGGCTCTTCTCCACAACCTTTTTTCGTCTTTCAGGTGCAATACTCAAgcatgtttctattttttttactcCACCATCAGGGTGCCCGATGATGCGAACACCATGGCTTTGGTTAAGGTctccacatttatttaacagaCCATTAGGCAACTTCACACCAGCCTTGAGCTTCAACAGAGCCCAGTCATACATGTCCTCAGTGTATTCAAAGCCAGCGACCTCCTCTACTTCTACTTCTGCAACCGAATCCTGTTCTCTCTCCGTCTGATATTGACTCTCATAAGAGAAATGGACAATGACCTTTTTATTAAGCTTTTTGTCACTCTCATTATAAACGGCGTTGACCACATGGGCATTTGTGAGGACAAACCTGTCAAATAGGAGAAAGCCACTCCCCGTTGACCCATCGTGTAATCTAACCTGACAAACCGAATTACTGAAACCCATCAGCTCCTTCATCGTTTTCACGTCTGTGCACGTCTGAGCATTTTTTCCATACTCGACACGCAAGACTTCCGTCATAGGAAGGGTATTTTTCCCAACCCGAAAGGGATCAGTTATCTCCCCATTCAAAAGATTTTCAAACTGTGAACAGAGGTAACTCATCATTGTTTCTGAGGGAGGCACTGAGGTTTGTTCTGCTGCCGTGTGACCACTTGTGTCGGTATTATCTTTCACTGACTGCTCTGAAGGATCCTGGTTTTCTTCAGCTTCAGGTCTCTGAGACTCAGCTGACTGTACGAAGTCCTCTTCAAGACTGCTAGGCTGACTGTCTGGCAGATTTTTGACCTCAGTGATTGTGTACGTTTCGCCACCTAGGTCATCCACCAGATTGGACATGTTCACGACGAGGTCATCAGTAGAGCGCAAGCACTTCTTTTTGAAAACAATATTCAGAAATCGAGCATCTCTTCTCAGAGCTTGCTTTACTGTTTCCCCTTTGTATGCGAAAATGGTCATTTCATCAACACGGATGTTGTTTTTTAGGTTTGGGTTCTTCAAGATGCGTTTTCCACCCTTCCCCCCCGTCATCCGTAcatgaaacaacacaacttcATCAGATGAGCCCTTTCTTCTGACATGAGCAGAGCCACCAGCTGTTTCCTCTGTTGTGTCTTCAACTTTGATAAACTTGACAGTTAAACACTCATCTTTCATTATTAAGCTGCATGGAAAGTGTGAACAAATAGCTTTCCCATCCCTGAGAAGAACAAGCTCTCTGCCTTTGTTCGTTTTTGCTATTCCCCTAAAATGTGAGTTCCTTTTCAGTGAGTCCTCCACAGTTCCGGCTCTGTTGCAGGAAACTACTATGGTGGTTGGGCCCACTGATTTCCACTTGAAAGAATGGGTTGGATGTGGCTCCGCTTCCTAAAGGAATGAAAAATTATCAATATTTAATTGAATCGCAGGAGAATATTTTCATCTGATTTAAGCAAGACcactgtgtctcaattcaggggctgcctccttcagaggctgcatttgaggACCAGTTTCATCACATCTCATTTCAAAGTctccttcaaatgcagccgACAGATGTTTCCTTCCATCAATGAGGAATGAAGGCTCCACCGGTGGATCCTTCCTATCCCAGGACTCATTGTGCGTCAGTGACGATAcagttttttcaaagaggtaatggataCACCCCCCTGACTTGAGACACAGCTATTGACTGATCATCTCAAACATGGCTGAAGTGAGATGGAAGTGAGCACCAACACAGACTGAAACAAACGTTAAatgttacagaagaagaaatcATTTGTGTATTGTACAAGACAAACCTTTTTAACAAGAGGTGGTTTACCAGATGgactcttttcctctttcaggTCTTCTGATTTATTCTTGAGATAAGAGAGAGAATTATTATTAAGGATATTATATGATAAAACGCACGCTTAAGAGTATGTAAATCAGTAATCAAAATATTCTTGTacatgatatttatttttaaaacaacttgaaTTTGATGTACTCTTCATTACACAGGAAACAATCAGTACCTCAATAATTCTGTCAATTGGTTCTGACTTGGGTTCCATTTTTATCACGTGGTTTCCAGCTGGATTAGGATCTTatctacaggacgggaaaaCAAGAATGATTGATTTCAAATAACTTAGAATATTTCAAATCCTCTTCTCACTCTGCCACAAAGCAAATCTGGAatgaaatctaaataaatacttaccATCGTAAATGAATAAAAGGAAATTTTGAAATATGATTAGAAAAAAGTTAACACGTATCTACACAGGAATTGTAGATAGTCAATcaattaaatcaatcaaattgtatttgtatagcccatattcacaaatcacaatttgtctaatagggctttaacatggtgtgacatcctctgtccttaaccctcaacaagagtaaggaaaagctactaaaaaccctttaacagggtaaaaagaatgtagaaacctcagagagccacatgtgaggatccctctcacAGGACGGAcggaagtgcaatagatgtcaagtgtagaggagaacatcatcaggataaaggttttagcagcattgataagggtaaacatttttgaaggataactgaaggtcaatgaattgatggattattgttaGTAATGGTCAAGTATCAGaggaaaaatattatatatcaagcagtcctgctgcaatcatagtctatggtcagcagccagcaagatcatgatccaccatcaagatcggaggCCACCATAATCCACattcattgtccactgccgccaataaggatccatcatcagcttccacctcggtcgtggtccaccaccattaacAGATgccagcacgatacagaatccgccatactggatccaccattacgaTCTCTGATACACGATCCACAGATCATAATCCATGATGTAGATAGTAATGAAGTAAATAACTGCGATTCACATCTTGTTGGCAAAACTCATGTTCAAAATTAGTTTTACAGTAGCGATGAGTTCCAGTTAGGAACCAGGGAACGGACGACGCtgcaattaaacacaacacttaAGATTATTTTTAATGACGCAGGAgtcattcatttaaaacatgttaaaaaatattttcaacagCCTGGTTTGCTTTAGTAGATAAACAAACTGTTGTTGGGACCTGTTATTTGTGAACCGCAGTTCAGCCCCATTTTGGAAGCACGCTGGCACGCtgacacgcacagacacacaaacgtaTACTCAGATACACATCTTTATATATTAATTACaccgttagtaatttgtgtttttatactttattatcttcataataaatgtttttctttcacaaatgttttttcattaatgttgcataagtgaattttgcaaacctctacactgtcaagaactctatatcctTCAACTCAGCTAACTATCTATTATGTAATTTTCTTTatagtttttaatttgattgttcGTCAGAGTTCCAAATTTACTTTAGTTAGTACTTTTGTGagtcttaatcaataaattagcTTTATCCATAACCAATAAccgataaccaaatttattgaatgccgaaaggcacaccattttatgGTATCACGTTTAATccactattgcacaacactgtgAACTCCCAGAAACTTTGGCTTGTCCTCTGAAGTCAGCACAAAAACGAAACTTATTTTTACACCCGGGGATTGGTTGTGATCGCTCTGTCCTTGTTATCAATCGATATTGGATAATTAGAATAAAGATCAATTTTAATCAGagaatagttttttttcaaacacagcC includes:
- the LOC133019919 gene encoding serine protease FAM111A-like, producing the protein MEPKSEPIDRIIENKSEDLKEEKSPSGKPPLVKKEAEPHPTHSFKWKSVGPTTIVVSCNRAGTVEDSLKRNSHFRGIAKTNKGRELVLLRDGKAICSHFPCSLIMKDECLTVKFIKVEDTTEETAGGSAHVRRKGSSDEVVLFHVRMTGGKGGKRILKNPNLKNNIRVDEMTIFAYKGETVKQALRRDARFLNIVFKKKCLRSTDDLVVNMSNLVDDLGGETYTITEVKNLPDSQPSSLEEDFVQSAESQRPEAEENQDPSEQSVKDNTDTSGHTAAEQTSVPPSETMMSYLCSQFENLLNGEITDPFRVGKNTLPMTEVLRVEYGKNAQTCTDVKTMKELMGFSNSVCQVRLHDGSTGSGFLLFDRFVLTNAHVVNAVYNESDKKLNKKVIVHFSYESQYQTEREQDSVAEVEVEEVAGFEYTEDMYDWALLKLKAGVKLPNGLLNKCGDLNQSHGVRIIGHPDGGVKKIETCLSIAPERRKKVVEKSRIKHKGNTELIQDEAKNSVKNKDNTSILITDRYFKNVAKQVQRRKNVVTYKTCFYEGASGSPVFDKDCNVLAMHSGGYKFRDTKTDTIKSAIEFGYSLSDIIERINIQLVERKVADETFKEFFEFCKKEEPVPMET